A genomic region of Zea mays cultivar B73 chromosome 6, Zm-B73-REFERENCE-NAM-5.0, whole genome shotgun sequence contains the following coding sequences:
- the LOC103630652 gene encoding uncharacterized protein translates to MHNVWFGLNPGAFNFRHLNGTMELYFTHQTVIEPYAVPVQMPPFPKHIFLNLDDIVELPNMTLVDIMAIVVHLDTIHRTMWGTFRKIVIMDARWSLHTIKVWGDLLNKNALRWALANENYSIIIGTMFRRFRKQECLESTDHTTIHFKPFHHNTHYFEPIQKALVARNDRQFAVRYLDEQRRRQSL, encoded by the exons ATGCACAACGTATGGTTTGGTCTTAATCCGGGTGCATTTAATTTTCGACATCTAAATGGTACCATGGAGTTGTATTTCACCCACCAAACTGTCATAGAGCCATACGCTGTCCCAGTTCAAATGCCGCCATTTCCAAAACATATATTCTTGAACCTTGATGATATTGTCGAGCTGCCAAACATGACTTTAGTTG ACATTATGGCTATTGTAGTCCACTTGGATACAATCCATCGCACAATGTGGGGTACATTCAGGAAGATTGTTATAATGGATGCTAG GTGGTCTTTACATACCATTAAAGTTTGGGGCGATTTACTAAACAAAAATGCACTCCGCTGGGCGTTGGCTAATGAGAATTATAGCATCATAATTGGGACTATGTTTCGGCGGTTCAGAAAACAAG agtgtctCGAATCAACTGACCATACAACAATACACTTCAAACCGTTCCATCACAACACCCATTATTTTGAAC CAATTCAAAAGGCTTTGGTGGCGCGGAACGATCGTCAATTTGCCGTTAGATATCTTGACGAACAAAGGCGTAGACAGAGTCTGTAA